The genomic segment ATTCGCGCCATCTCTGATCCTCTGCTACATAGTACGGATAATTTCCCGCACCAGCTTGACAAATCGCGGCCCCACTTCGTTGGCCACCTGATTCACCTGCTCATGACTCACCGAGATCACCTGATCCTGCATGGCCTGGTCGGTCACCACCGACAATCCCAGAACCTTCATCTCCAGCTGCCGGGCGACCAGCACTTCCGGAACCACGGACATTCCGACCGTATCCGCGCCGCAGGTCACCAGCATGCGCAGTTCCGCCCGCGTTTCAAAGCTGGGGCCGCTGACCGCGGCATAGACTGTGGGCGTCAGAGTAAGGCCGAGTTTGAATGCCGCCCGCTCGGCCAGAGCCTGCAGCCGCAGACAATAGGGTTCACTCATATCGATAAAGCGTTCGCCGAGAAATGCATCATAAGGCCCGATGAGCGGATTGTCTCCCATCAGGTTGATATGGTCTGTAATCCGGGCGATCGTGCCGGGCGGCACGGTGGAGCGCATGCCGCCCACTGCATTGGTGACGATCAGGCTGTGAATGCCGAGCGCGTGCATCACCCGCACCGGCAGGGTGAGCTGCCGCATGCTGTGGCCTTCATAATAATGAAACCGGCCTTGCATCGCAAGGACCGTTTTTCCTGCCAGCTCGCCGCTGACCAGCCGGCCGGCGTGAAATTTCACTGTGGAAATCGGAAAACCGGGGATCTCGGAATAGTTCATCACCACCGCTTCCCGGATCTCTTCGGCCAGCGAACCCAGACCAGTGCCCAGGATCAGTCCGATCGAACTCTCGCGCGGCTCACGACGGCGGATGAACTCTGCGGCATCCGCTATAGCCTGCCGATAGGCAAGGAGCGTGGGGTCCATCACTTTTTCTGTTTGTCCTGGATCTTTTCCTGCAACCGTCTAATCTCGGCATCCTGAGCCGCCCGTTCCTGGCGCAGTTTTTCCAATTCGGTTTGAACATGCTCCCGTTTTTTCACCTCGCCGTTCAGATCGCGCTGGCCCTGTGCCACCGCCCGTTCGCGGCGGATCTGCTGGATGGCATGCTGCCGGTCCTTTTTTGAACCGATGCGCGAAAACAGCAACACCCCGGCCGCAGTGCCGGTCGCGGTACCGCCGTAAAGCACGGCATCGCGATCGTCATCCCCCAGCGCGCGCGAGGCCATGCTGCTGAGGAAAAAACTGGTTCCCAGGGACAGAATGCCGCCGCTGACGCTGAACAAAAGGGCGTTTTTGCTGTTTTTATGCGCCTGAATCACTCTTTCCGGGATGACCGCACCGGCAGCGTCCAATACCGGCGGCGGTCCGCTGATCTCCTGAATGGCGTTCGTTTGAGCTTTCCAGGACTGGCCGTCGCGATCCTTGATCACCAACGCTCCCGCCTCCTTGGATACGACCTCACCGGTCACACTCTGACCGGAGGTCAACCGGACCGATACCGTCTGATCGATCAGAACCTCGTTCGCATAAAAGACCAGCGGCCGGCTGCAGCCGGCGGTCAAACACAGAACCGCCATGGACAGAGACACAGACTTCATCCACCACTCCCGCATTTATATAATTAATTGATCGGAAAGGCGATCGTTGGAAGGCAGGCGGTTCTCCTCGTTGCGAGGTTCATCCGACGCCGAAGGGTTGTCACCCGATCGTTTCAGTAAAAACGGCTCTTCAAACTTTTTATCCCCACGGATGATGCGGGGCTCTGAAACGGCCGCCGTGGTCGCCGGCTTTTCAGCCAGCGGAGGTTCAGCGATCACCGGCCGCGGCAACCGGCCGCGCGGAATAAAACGGGCGCTCGCCTCTTCCTCCGCCTCCGAGAGGCCGATGTCGTCCATGCCGAGCACGTCGATCAATTCAATCTGAGATTCGAGCAG from the bacterium genome contains:
- a CDS encoding purine-nucleoside phosphorylase — protein: MDPTLLAYRQAIADAAEFIRRREPRESSIGLILGTGLGSLAEEIREAVVMNYSEIPGFPISTVKFHAGRLVSGELAGKTVLAMQGRFHYYEGHSMRQLTLPVRVMHALGIHSLIVTNAVGGMRSTVPPGTIARITDHINLMGDNPLIGPYDAFLGERFIDMSEPYCLRLQALAERAAFKLGLTLTPTVYAAVSGPSFETRAELRMLVTCGADTVGMSVVPEVLVARQLEMKVLGLSVVTDQAMQDQVISVSHEQVNQVANEVGPRFVKLVREIIRTM